The proteins below are encoded in one region of Aeromonas jandaei:
- the atpD gene encoding F0F1 ATP synthase subunit beta, producing the protein MSNGFIVQIIGAVVDIEFPQNAVPQVYDALKVVSEGQGQGLVLEVQQQIGGGVVRCITMGSSDGLRRGLEVMNSGKSIQVPVGTATLGRIMNVLGEPIDEKGPIGEEESWSIHREAPSYEDQSNSTELLETGIKVIDLVCPFAKGGKVGLFGGAGVGKTVNMMELIRNIAIEHSGYSVFAGVGERTREGNDFYHEMMESNVLDKVSLVYGQMNEPPGNRLRVALTGLTMAEKFRDEGRDVLFFVDNIYRYTLAGTEVSALLGRMPSAVGYQPTLAEEMGVLQERITSTKTGSITSVQAVYVPADDLTDPSPATTFAHLDATVVLSRQIAALGIYPAVDPLDSTSRQLDPLVVGKEHYETARGVQTVLQRYKELKDIIAILGMDELSEEDKLTVARARKIERFLSQPFFVAEVFTGSPGKYVPLKETIRGFQGILKGEYDDLPEQAFYMVGGIDEVVEKSKKL; encoded by the coding sequence ATGAGTAACGGTTTCATCGTCCAAATCATCGGCGCTGTAGTGGACATCGAGTTCCCGCAGAATGCCGTGCCCCAGGTGTACGATGCACTGAAGGTCGTTAGCGAAGGTCAAGGCCAGGGTCTGGTGCTGGAAGTTCAGCAACAGATCGGTGGCGGCGTCGTTCGTTGCATCACCATGGGTTCCTCCGACGGTCTGCGTCGTGGGTTGGAAGTAATGAATAGCGGTAAATCCATCCAGGTTCCGGTCGGTACTGCGACTCTGGGTCGGATCATGAACGTACTGGGCGAGCCAATCGACGAGAAAGGCCCGATCGGTGAAGAAGAGAGCTGGTCAATCCACCGTGAAGCCCCCAGCTACGAAGATCAGTCCAACAGCACCGAGCTGCTGGAGACCGGCATCAAGGTTATCGACCTGGTATGTCCGTTCGCCAAGGGTGGTAAAGTGGGTCTGTTCGGTGGTGCCGGTGTAGGCAAAACCGTAAACATGATGGAGCTGATCCGTAACATCGCGATCGAGCACAGCGGTTACTCCGTGTTCGCCGGTGTAGGTGAGCGTACCCGTGAGGGTAACGACTTCTACCACGAGATGATGGAGTCCAACGTACTGGACAAAGTATCTCTGGTTTACGGTCAGATGAACGAGCCGCCCGGAAACCGTCTGCGCGTAGCGCTGACCGGCCTGACCATGGCCGAGAAGTTCCGTGACGAAGGTCGTGACGTGCTGTTCTTCGTGGACAACATCTACCGTTACACCCTGGCCGGTACTGAAGTATCCGCACTGCTGGGCCGTATGCCTTCCGCAGTAGGTTACCAGCCGACTCTGGCCGAGGAGATGGGTGTTCTGCAAGAACGTATCACCTCCACCAAGACCGGTTCCATCACCTCCGTACAGGCCGTTTACGTTCCTGCGGATGACTTGACTGACCCGTCTCCGGCGACCACCTTCGCCCACTTGGATGCGACCGTCGTACTGTCCCGTCAGATCGCGGCACTGGGTATCTACCCGGCCGTTGACCCGCTGGACTCTACTTCTCGTCAGCTGGATCCGCTGGTAGTTGGCAAAGAGCACTACGAGACCGCTCGTGGCGTTCAGACCGTACTGCAGCGCTACAAAGAGCTGAAGGACATCATCGCCATCCTGGGTATGGATGAACTGTCAGAAGAAGACAAACTGACCGTAGCCCGTGCCCGTAAGATCGAGCGTTTCCTGTCCCAGCCGTTCTTCGTAGCAGAAGTGTTTACCGGTTCTCCGGGTAAATACGTGCCGCTGAAAGAGACCATCCGTGGTTTCCAGGGCATCCTGAAAGGCGAGTATGACGATCTGCCCGAGCAGGCGTTCTACATGGTTGGTGGTATCGACGAAGTCGTCGAGAAATCCAAGAAACTGTAA
- a CDS encoding F0F1 ATP synthase subunit epsilon, which translates to MAEMISFHLDVVSAEGKLFSGRVQSAQVSGSEGELGLRHGHAPLLTAIKPGLVRLVKQNGTEEVLYISGGMLEVQPEAVTVLADTAIRADDLDEAKAQEAKRAAEERIHSSHGDMDYAQAATELAKAMAQLRVIDIVKKNYR; encoded by the coding sequence ATGGCTGAGATGATCTCCTTTCACCTGGATGTGGTGAGCGCCGAAGGAAAACTGTTTTCCGGTCGCGTGCAATCCGCTCAGGTATCAGGCTCCGAAGGTGAGTTGGGTCTCCGCCACGGTCATGCTCCGTTGCTGACTGCCATCAAGCCGGGCCTGGTCCGCTTGGTGAAGCAGAATGGAACTGAAGAGGTGCTGTACATCTCCGGCGGTATGCTGGAAGTACAACCCGAAGCCGTGACCGTGCTGGCGGACACCGCGATTCGTGCCGATGACTTGGACGAGGCGAAAGCCCAGGAAGCCAAGCGCGCAGCCGAAGAGCGGATCCACAGCTCCCATGGCGATATGGACTACGCCCAGGCCGCTACCGAGCTGGCCAAGGCGATGGCTCAACTGCGAGTCATCGATATCGTCAAAAAGAATTACCGCTAA